In Drosophila miranda strain MSH22 chromosome XR, D.miranda_PacBio2.1, whole genome shotgun sequence, the genomic window GGACATTTCTGATGAGGAGGGCATCAATTGCTTCAAACGGAACGGTCGCATACATTTTGTGCCTTTGCACTATTTCTACTTTGGCGAACACAATATACAAAGTATGTTCCTACTCCTGTGGATTTATTTAAAAGATTTATTGATTTTAAAACCCCCGTTTCCGCCCTTTCAGCTGTGGAGCTTCACTACGATACAAATGGACCACGTTGGCTGGCCATTGGCACTTCAACGCGTAAATTATGGATCTATGATATCATCAACTGGACGCAGTCGCTGCCACTGAACGAAGACTCCATCGCCAATCTGTATCTGGCCAACGTTAGCTGGCCACCCATCTGGGAAACGCTGGTCGTTGGCTGCAGTGATGTCCAGCGACGCTGTAAGGCTGCTGCTTATTTGTTTCTCTCTTTCGTTCGTTCTTTAAGCTTCTATTTCTTGCAGTCTACTCCCGCTTGATAACGCTCAGTCCAACGGGCATCTTGTTTAACAATAAAACCGTCGACTACACGGTTAGCTCTGCGCGAGCCATGCACTTCAATGTGCGTGAGAATGTACTAGTGGTGGGCACCGACAACGGCGATTTGGTGTTTCTCAATACCCGAGAGCTCAACGCGGAGCCCATACTGCTGAAGATGACGAGCAAATGTCGTGCCGTGTCCAGCAGCAATTTGTGCAACCTGAACACGGAATCGACCCCTGCTCCGGATAAACCAATAACTACCGAAGACTTTCTACAGGATTTTGGCTTGAACGTCAAGCCGTTGGCTGGGGTGGGCAAATCGCAGAAGAATGCCTACATCGATCCGAAGCGACTGCCCAAACCCTACGAGCTTTTGGCCATGACGCGTTTGAACACGGTTCGCTGCAATTGGAACAGCCCCGCACGCAGTTGGGTCGCCGTTGGGGCCGAGCACGGTCTGCTGCGGATCGTCCATTTCAATCGGGATAAGTTCTTTTAGCGGCACATCCTATAATAGACACAGATCTGAGAGTATATTACTTTCTGATTGATTTGTTTAGCTAGTTTTACAATGCACTCGATGGATAATCATAGTTGTAATTTAATTATAGCTCTTGTTAAATTGTATATTTcctatatattttatatggaTTAGATATTTATACCTTTAACCTGCTTGGCAAAACtaattataaaataaatattttttgtacAATATTTATAACCCATTAAGTTGTAATGCTGTTGTACTCAAATAGGTTCGTTTTGTGCTGAAAAGTCGAGCCCTCCGAGTCGATATAGCATGGCCCGTCTGTCCCTTCCGATGAGCGCACAATTTGAAAGATACGAGTAAACTAAAAACGCGGAGTCacagataatgaccatatctagcAGATAGCTGAATCTGAATAGCCAaagtatagccaaaaggaagaaatccatttgcagtggctacgcagcgctctACACGTTCTGGCCGAGTGCAATGTGATCGCCCTCTGACGGAGGGTAGCTGtactgactgagtatcggCTATAAAAGTAGAGTCGCGGACGTACCTGCTTTCCCTCTCGCTTATGTCATATTGGTGGGTGCTTAAGTCATATTCAATTCATTTTGTCCTGTAATAAACGAAGCTGATATAATCTAACTAAATTGAATATCAATTTTAAGAGCTACTTCCACAAGGATATGCCGTTCTTCCGCAGTGAATGATCAAACAGCGCCAGGGGGCGCACACTCGCCAACAGGTGTCTGTTCGATCGCCATTTGCATTAGAAAGAGAAAGACAAACATTCCATTGAGTCTCTCTTTCACTTTCCTTCAGCAGTACTTTTTGCAAGCAGCGAGAAGCTAAGCAAAAGCAAATGCAAATTTCCAATAGGCATGCAGTTAGGATGCGGCGCCCGGTGGCCAGAGAGGATTGAATGAGAGAGCAATTAGCAATTTGCAATTAGAAAGAGAGCATGGAAGCCTTGGAATTGGAACGAGCACCAAGTCACGTACGCATCTGTCTCGCTCTCATTCATTTGTTCATTCGTTCGAGGCGTGCGGTTTAAAGTCAGCTCCGCTCCGCGTTTGCGTCCGCAAAAATGCGAAAAATGGTGGAATATCCTGCGGAAAAAGTGTCGCGCAGCTGTGCAGTGAAGTGTAGAAGtgaataaacattaaatatGTCCCAACAGTTTCGTTTAAAAGCAAAGAAAGTGAGTGATCGAGTGCGGGGGCGAAATGGCATGGAAAAGGCATAAAGGCAGAGGaaaataatttgttttttcaAGTGAAGTGCTTCAAGTGTTATATATTTGATATAAGCATATTATTTGATATATTAATAAACTTTTTCCATGGCCAAAGTGTTCGGTTAGTCGCTTGATCTTGCattgtggtgtgtgtgcgtgtgtaagAATGATGCAGAAAAGGCGCGAAGTTTTTTCTCTTTCATCTTACACGAAGGAGCAaggagaaaaagaagaaagcGTAAAGAAGGAGCGAAGACGCGCTCTCGTTGTAGGTGTCGCCTTAGTATAGGGTGCGGCATTCCAAGTCTTGGCatctgtccctctctctcgcacaTGTACTTGATCAAAAATGTAAATATCGTGGGAGGGGCACCTCTCCTTGTGGTCTTATTGGAATCGATTTACGTGTGCGGAGCTGACTTCGGCGTTAAAAAAGCGGCAAAAACGGTAAATACGCGCGCGTTAAAAATATTGCAGAAAGAAGTGCAGAATTATGAATGAAAAAGGTGAGTTTTATTTACTGTTTTTTTGGAATGTATAAAATGAGAATGTGGTAAACACGTGCCCCTGAGATTCGAATTTTAAGGGATTTTTAGACAGACATGGCCATATAGACGTGGCAATTTACGCTGATCAAGAGTATGTGTACAGATATGTATGCTTTATAAGGTCGGCAACTCTATGTAACACACATCTTTAGGTATCCGGTATAAAAACTtcagaaaaaatatattttacgTGAATCCAAATTGAAAAAATTGTGTAAGTCCAGGAAAACACCAAAATAATGGCTAGCGATCCCACGAGCAAGGTATTGCAAATGGAAGCCAATGAGCGGCGGTTAACCGAACTGCTGGTGCGCATGCAGCGGCTCGAGGAGTCGATGAGAAGCGTTCTGATGCCCAGCGTCTCGGACAGTGAAGATACTCGTGCGGCGGTGGAGCCTGTGCAGCGACCAGGCCTCCAGGACTCCCCCAATGATGATCAGCAAGGGAGTGCATAGTCGaataaaacaacaactggCGATTATTTACAACATCATATATtgaatatatagatatactATTTATCTCACATTAATCTTTAGTTAGTTTAACCATAAATACTATATGCACGTTTAACAATGATAGAGCGAGAGGCTTTTACAGCTTTCAGGAAAGGAAACCATTCACGGTATTGAAATTACGAtttaaaattatataaaaaaaaaaaaaaaaattgtatatgtatatttatgtgGTTTTATTTgataaaatatatgtatatataaacaCATTTCGCTTCACgcgtaaataaataaatgtggCAAAAGGCGTGGCTTAGTTTACAACTTAAAAGAGGATATGCTATAAATGAATCGAATCGACTGAATGCTTCTCGAAGTAACAGACATGGACAGCTATAGGtattcatacatacatatatagtacaTACTCGTagacacatatacatatatatattgtacAAATAGAAACTTTCGATTAAAACCCCAACAAATGCAATTGTGCCTTAAAATCGTACGGAAAATGCATTAAATTTGTGTTTAAAAGAGAACGCAAAATAATGCTAAATAGGCATACAATACACACTATACATATAGTACATacaatataatatacataGATAATAtgtcttgttttttgttttgtttcttaaATTGCTGTTGTCTTTTCTGTGGCTCCCAGGGCAAGGACTCAGCCTTGTCCCTCTTTCTCTTGCAGCTGTATATGATGCAGTGGACCTTCAGTCTTCGCTCTTAGTTTCAGTTTTTGCTGCAACTCTCAATCTCTCGTACCGCCATCTCTGATCTGATCACCCTCAACGATCTACAAACAAAATTCTATTATCAATTGAAAACGCGAACCTAAATCAAACATAAAATAATAGCAAGTTTAACAGTGATTTCCGGTGTGCTTCAACTTCCGGCTTGCCCccttttcggtttcggttgCAGTTTACTTTTCCTGTCCGTTCACCGCCTgagtggtggtggtggcggtggtggtggtggtggcgatGGTCCTGTTGCCAGCCAACTCCTGCTGGATCTCGTTCAGACTCTTGCCCTTCGTCTCGGGCACGGCAAAGAAGACAAAGAACACCCCGAGCACGGTGAGGCCGGCAAAGAGCCAGAAGGTGCCGCCATTGCCCAGAGCGTCGTTTAGATCATCGAATGTCTTGGTGACCACAAAGGCCAGCAGCCAGTTGGAGGTACCAGCAATGGAGCCGGCGAATCCCTTGATATCGGTGGCGAAGAGCTCGCCCATCATCAGCCATGGCACCGGTCCGTAGCCAATGGAGAACATCAAAATGAAGATGCAGAGACTGGCCACTGGCAGCCAGCCGAGATCGTCCACCTTGCTTTGATCCTGATCCTGCAGAAAGAAGTACACACCAATGGCGGTTGTCGAGAGGGCCATTACCGATCCAGAGGCCAGCAGCAGGATGCGACGTCCCAGTTTGTCCACCACCAAAGTGGAGACAAAGGTGGCCACCACCTGCATGATGCCAATCATGATTGTGGCCCATTCCGAGCCAATGCCAATGTTGGCATCCTgtagccagagacagagacaaaaaacaacacacaATTAGTTCTGCAAGATCTCCTTTTTGCTTTAGCGGCCTTCTCTACCCACCAAAAAGATCTTTGAAGAGTAAAAGATGACAGCATTGATGCCGCACAGCTGCTGGAAGAACATCAGGCCCAGACTGATGGCCAAGGCCTTGCGGGTCACCGGCCGATTGAGGGCTGCGAAAAGGTTCACCTTGTTCTCCCGTATCTCCCGGTCGGTCTCGCGCAACTCCTCGATCTCCGGTGCGTAGTCATATTCCTTGCCACGCAGCCACTGAATGGACTTGATGGCGCTTTCCGAACGACCTTTTGCCACCTGTCGATGGGATTACGAGAATGTCACTTTGATTATTTTGATATCTTTAGCTTGGGCATTCCCAATATCTTTTGGACACTGCCTTGACTTTTTGATAGCAGACTTTTTGACATGCAGATGACAGGTACAAGGCGTAGTGGCTCTGTGCGCTTACCAAATATGTGGGAGATTCCGGCATGAAGAAGAAAATGACGCCGAAAACGATGGGTATAATGCCGCAGATAACGCTCAGCCAGAAGACACTGACACCGGCGCCCACAGCATAGACGAACAGGATGCCCATGGTGATCATCAGCTGGAAGAAGCTGCCGAGCGTGCCGCGGATATCCTTTTGGGCTATCTCGCCCGTGTACATCGGAGCGGTGACACAGAAGGCGCCGCCAGCGAGACCCAGAATGAAGCGTGAGGCGTACAGGAAGCCCACCGATGGGGCCCAGATGAGCATGGCCCAGCCGACGAGGAAGGGCAACACCAGCATCAGCATGGTCAGCTTGCGTCCAATCAAACTGATGAGGAACCCAATGGGGATGCACACGCAGGCGGCGCCCAGATTTATGGACGATCCCACCCACGAGAACTGGGTGCCGCTGACGGGGAAGTCATAGCCCTCGCCACCGTCCACGATCTGCGGTTGGGCGGGCGATGTCCAGCCCAGCACGGTACCGGCGGCGAAGGCACCGCCAGCTGCTGCCAGAGCGGCCACATACTGTGGCAGCTTCTTGGACTTGTTCTCGGTGGAGGCGTGCACCATGTTGCCGAGTAGATTCTCCTGATCCTGCGGGACGATAGAAGGGTCAGGTGTAAGTGTTTCGTTCTTCGTTGAGCGACTAAAATTAACTGAGTTCAGGGTGCCCTAACTACAGCTACGGGTACAGGTAATACTCAACTCATATCAAATCGTTCCGACCATAAGCCGTGATAAGGTGTCGTACCCCCGTCACCCAGTGATTAAGACCTTTATTGGCGGTACAGGGGGGGTACCCAGCACCCGATAGTGGGCATTCCATTCATG contains:
- the LOC108151616 gene encoding facilitated trehalose transporter Tret1 isoform X3, producing MVHASTENKSKKLPQYVAALAAAGGAFAAGTVLGWTSPAQPQIVDGGEGYDFPVSGTQFSWVGSSINLGAACVCIPIGFLISLIGRKLTMLMLVLPFLVGWAMLIWAPSVGFLYASRFILGLAGGAFCVTAPMYTGEIAQKDIRGTLGSFFQLMITMGILFVYAVGAGVSVFWLSVICGIIPIVFGVIFFFMPESPTYLVAKGRSESAIKSIQWLRGKEYDYAPEIEELRETDREIRENKVNLFAALNRPVTRKALAISLGLMFFQQLCGINAVIFYSSKIFLDANIGIGSEWATIMIGIMQVVATFVSTLVVDKLGRRILLLASGSVMALSTTAIGVYFFLQDQDQSKVDDLGWLPVASLCIFILMFSIGYGPVPWLMMGELFATDIKGFAGSIAGTSNWLLAFVVTKTFDDLNDALGNGGTFWLFAGLTVLGVFFVFFAVPETKGKSLNEIQQELAGNRTIATTTTTATTTTQAVNGQEK
- the LOC108151616 gene encoding facilitated trehalose transporter Tret1-2 homolog isoform X1, producing the protein MSTSSSNSSAGAEEQAPRKPGTSNEESSHLLEAAENGAKYGSRQAVKIVKANENGSTTPHDQENLLGNMVHASTENKSKKLPQYVAALAAAGGAFAAGTVLGWTSPAQPQIVDGGEGYDFPVSGTQFSWVGSSINLGAACVCIPIGFLISLIGRKLTMLMLVLPFLVGWAMLIWAPSVGFLYASRFILGLAGGAFCVTAPMYTGEIAQKDIRGTLGSFFQLMITMGILFVYAVGAGVSVFWLSVICGIIPIVFGVIFFFMPESPTYLVAKGRSESAIKSIQWLRGKEYDYAPEIEELRETDREIRENKVNLFAALNRPVTRKALAISLGLMFFQQLCGINAVIFYSSKIFLDANIGIGSEWATIMIGIMQVVATFVSTLVVDKLGRRILLLASGSVMALSTTAIGVYFFLQDQDQSKVDDLGWLPVASLCIFILMFSIGYGPVPWLMMGELFATDIKGFAGSIAGTSNWLLAFVVTKTFDDLNDALGNGGTFWLFAGLTVLGVFFVFFAVPETKGKSLNEIQQELAGNRTIATTTTTATTTTQAVNGQEK
- the LOC108151616 gene encoding facilitated trehalose transporter Tret1-2 homolog isoform X2, translating into MSTSSSNSSAGAEEQAPRKPGTSNEESSHLLEAAENGAKYGSRQADQENLLGNMVHASTENKSKKLPQYVAALAAAGGAFAAGTVLGWTSPAQPQIVDGGEGYDFPVSGTQFSWVGSSINLGAACVCIPIGFLISLIGRKLTMLMLVLPFLVGWAMLIWAPSVGFLYASRFILGLAGGAFCVTAPMYTGEIAQKDIRGTLGSFFQLMITMGILFVYAVGAGVSVFWLSVICGIIPIVFGVIFFFMPESPTYLVAKGRSESAIKSIQWLRGKEYDYAPEIEELRETDREIRENKVNLFAALNRPVTRKALAISLGLMFFQQLCGINAVIFYSSKIFLDANIGIGSEWATIMIGIMQVVATFVSTLVVDKLGRRILLLASGSVMALSTTAIGVYFFLQDQDQSKVDDLGWLPVASLCIFILMFSIGYGPVPWLMMGELFATDIKGFAGSIAGTSNWLLAFVVTKTFDDLNDALGNGGTFWLFAGLTVLGVFFVFFAVPETKGKSLNEIQQELAGNRTIATTTTTATTTTQAVNGQEK